In Nocardia asteroides, a single genomic region encodes these proteins:
- a CDS encoding integrase, which yields MKELAADGIPVVVTCRVLELARQPYYRWLAAPVTTGEVIEAYRAAALFDAHRDDPEFGYRFLADEAAIAGEVMAGRTAWRICSVNRWWSVFGKPRRKKSQARAAGP from the coding sequence GTGAAAGAGCTCGCCGCCGACGGGATCCCTGTCGTGGTGACGTGCCGGGTGCTCGAGCTCGCTCGCCAACCCTATTACCGGTGGCTGGCCGCCCCGGTCACCACCGGGGAGGTCATCGAGGCCTATCGAGCCGCCGCCCTGTTCGATGCTCATCGTGACGACCCGGAGTTCGGGTATCGGTTCCTTGCCGACGAGGCCGCAATTGCGGGTGAGGTGATGGCGGGGCGGACCGCGTGGCGGATCTGCTCGGTCAACAGGTGGTGGTCGGTGTTCGGCAAACCCCGCCGCAAAAAATCGCAAGCCCGGGCCGCCGGTCCATGA
- a CDS encoding transposase, protein MFIVPKPYPQEFRDDVVRVARNREDGVTLDRIAADFGVHPMTLSKWMRQADIDEGNKPGTSSSDSAELRELRRRNRLLEQENEVLRRAAAYLSQANLPGKGSTRS, encoded by the coding sequence ATGTTCATCGTGCCCAAGCCCTACCCCCAGGAGTTCCGCGACGACGTGGTCCGGGTCGCCCGTAACCGCGAGGACGGGGTGACCCTGGACCGGATCGCCGCGGATTTCGGGGTCCATCCGATGACGTTGTCGAAATGGATGCGTCAAGCCGACATCGACGAGGGCAACAAGCCCGGAACCAGCAGCAGCGACTCCGCTGAGCTGCGGGAACTGCGGCGGCGGAACCGGTTGCTCGAGCAGGAGAACGAGGTCTTGCGCCGGGCCGCGGCCTATCTGTCGCAGGCGAATCTGCCGGGAAAAGGCTCTACCCGCTCGTGA
- a CDS encoding ATP-dependent nuclease: MENERLRIKVFRVQNFRRLKDVVVDLDEQTTVFVGANNTGKTSATHVFQRFLGRSDRFEIYDFSADCWATFDALDTDDPDAAELLPVISLDLWFDVDDANIHRVVGLLPSLSWDGELIGLRMAYGPRNPDALFKNYRAAREVSKDRAAGDEFAHRPWPLSLTDYLRKRLTDEFEIFYYVLDERFCDESRQPMPDYIPHRLGPRSSGAGDIAADLIRVDFLDAQRHLSDSDSRPRGESASSRGRAENLSHRLGAFYKRNLRQYDADPAALSAIAGSEAALNDHYADVFAPILQGIAELGYPGTAHPELLLKASFNPAQVLAGNARVHYALPGIVSSGTQATLPDQYNGLGFKNLIYMAVELLDFHQAWTESTGDRPPVHLIMIEEPEAHQHAQLQQVFIRKVFELLPPPEAGFSTQLVVTTHSSHMLYESNFTPIRYFSRSASSKALPHSEVKDLSVFHQQAEEPTREFLQKYVKLTHCDLFFADAVILVEGNVERLLLPLIIERYFPELGSVHLTILEVGGDFAHVFEPLLAFLGVPALIITDLDSVRPTKATPSAATTEDELADARKACLATVPGAVTSNKTLIHWLKGSATISDLLDVDEIGKVIALDGQIEGTIRLAYQTRCEVSWAGSTAALAGRTLEEAFALRNLAWTQDRSRVDVGLRIRGGHGMTLEQIHRGLFNRVRRLDKTVFALRLMSASASEWEAPQYILDGLAWLRGRLGLGVGEPGALGERQSNVVIPAVLGSASIS, from the coding sequence GTGGAGAATGAACGGTTGCGTATCAAAGTATTTCGGGTTCAAAACTTTCGTCGCCTGAAGGATGTCGTAGTCGATCTCGATGAGCAGACCACAGTCTTCGTCGGTGCGAACAACACAGGGAAGACGTCGGCGACCCATGTGTTCCAGCGGTTTCTGGGACGAAGCGACCGGTTCGAGATCTACGACTTCAGCGCTGATTGTTGGGCAACGTTCGATGCCCTTGATACCGATGATCCTGACGCCGCGGAGTTGTTGCCGGTGATCAGTTTGGACCTGTGGTTCGACGTCGATGACGCGAACATCCATCGTGTGGTGGGGTTGCTGCCGAGCCTGTCGTGGGACGGCGAGTTAATCGGACTACGGATGGCCTACGGGCCGCGCAACCCCGACGCGTTGTTCAAGAACTATCGGGCCGCGCGGGAGGTCTCCAAGGACCGAGCGGCTGGCGATGAATTCGCGCACAGGCCTTGGCCTTTGAGCTTGACCGACTATCTGCGCAAGCGGTTGACCGATGAGTTCGAGATCTTCTACTACGTGTTAGATGAGCGGTTCTGTGATGAATCGCGCCAACCCATGCCGGACTACATCCCTCACCGGCTCGGACCGCGATCCTCGGGTGCCGGGGACATCGCTGCGGACCTGATTCGGGTGGACTTTCTCGACGCCCAACGGCACTTATCCGATTCGGATTCTCGCCCTCGCGGAGAAAGCGCTTCGTCCCGAGGGCGCGCGGAGAACCTTTCACACCGTTTGGGCGCCTTCTACAAGCGCAACCTGCGACAGTACGATGCCGACCCCGCCGCGCTCAGCGCGATCGCGGGGTCGGAAGCCGCTCTCAACGATCACTACGCCGATGTTTTCGCGCCGATCCTGCAAGGTATCGCCGAGCTCGGTTACCCGGGCACCGCGCACCCCGAGCTGCTACTCAAGGCTTCCTTCAACCCCGCCCAGGTCCTTGCCGGCAACGCCCGCGTGCACTACGCGCTGCCCGGTATCGTCAGCTCCGGGACCCAGGCGACCTTGCCCGATCAGTACAATGGCCTGGGATTCAAAAATCTGATCTATATGGCCGTGGAGTTGCTCGATTTCCATCAGGCGTGGACTGAGTCGACCGGTGATCGCCCCCCTGTTCATCTGATCATGATCGAGGAACCCGAGGCTCACCAGCATGCTCAGTTGCAGCAGGTCTTCATTCGAAAGGTCTTCGAGCTGTTGCCACCCCCGGAGGCGGGCTTCAGTACTCAGCTCGTGGTGACGACACACTCTTCCCACATGCTCTACGAGAGCAACTTCACGCCTATTCGGTACTTCAGCCGATCGGCGAGCTCGAAAGCGCTGCCGCACAGCGAGGTCAAAGACTTGTCAGTTTTCCATCAACAGGCTGAAGAACCGACGAGAGAGTTTCTGCAGAAGTACGTAAAACTGACGCACTGCGACCTGTTTTTCGCTGATGCGGTGATCTTGGTGGAGGGCAACGTCGAGCGGTTATTGCTTCCGCTAATTATCGAACGCTACTTCCCCGAACTCGGGTCGGTTCATCTGACCATTCTTGAGGTAGGCGGAGACTTCGCCCACGTCTTCGAGCCTCTGCTAGCGTTCCTGGGCGTGCCGGCGTTGATCATCACCGATCTCGACAGCGTCAGGCCAACGAAGGCGACGCCGTCCGCCGCGACTACCGAGGACGAGCTCGCTGATGCCAGAAAGGCCTGCCTGGCAACGGTTCCAGGCGCCGTTACCTCCAACAAGACGCTGATTCATTGGTTGAAGGGGTCGGCGACGATCAGTGATCTTCTCGACGTGGATGAAATCGGCAAGGTTATCGCCCTCGACGGTCAGATCGAGGGCACGATCCGTCTGGCGTACCAGACCCGCTGCGAGGTGAGTTGGGCCGGGAGCACGGCGGCCCTCGCAGGTCGTACCTTGGAGGAAGCCTTCGCTCTCCGCAATCTGGCTTGGACGCAGGATCGATCGCGTGTCGACGTGGGTCTGCGCATTCGAGGCGGCCACGGCATGACACTGGAGCAGATACACCGAGGGCTCTTCAACCGTGTTCGGAGGCTCGACAAGACAGTGTTCGCGCTTCGACTGATGTCTGCTTCTGCTTCGGAATGGGAAGCCCCGCAATATATTTTGGATGGACTAGCTTGGCTGCGGGGCCGCCTTGGTCTGGGGGTTGGCGAACCGGGCGCCCTAGGAGAGCGGCAGTCGAACGTCGTCATCCCCGCCGTGCTCGGCTCGGCGTCGATCTCGTGA
- a CDS encoding DNA-directed RNA polymerase subunit beta gives MTADTARSRCLFYRNAMYLPATVNPTTGGINVRVGLVWAIEIPSHIAQLVKVDLDRRRQGGGPIVCHPRRAVWTFLTRSEVPADVAAREAPLWNGYRVAILAPGTQVPLPSPQGRGVFYRGWITATPGPYRPTGLTVLGSVRAALSAMNQNVTTTRIPRIPAQV, from the coding sequence GTGACCGCCGACACCGCGCGCAGCCGATGCCTGTTCTACCGCAATGCCATGTACCTACCGGCGACGGTCAACCCGACAACCGGCGGTATCAACGTCCGGGTCGGACTGGTGTGGGCGATCGAAATCCCCTCACATATAGCGCAGTTGGTGAAAGTAGACCTCGACCGGCGACGCCAGGGCGGTGGACCGATCGTGTGCCACCCGCGCCGCGCGGTGTGGACCTTCCTGACCCGCTCGGAAGTTCCTGCCGACGTCGCGGCCCGGGAGGCCCCGCTGTGGAACGGCTACAGGGTTGCGATCCTCGCTCCCGGCACACAGGTTCCGTTGCCTTCCCCGCAGGGACGTGGCGTGTTCTACCGCGGCTGGATCACCGCAACCCCCGGGCCGTACCGGCCCACCGGACTGACCGTTCTCGGTTCAGTCAGAGCCGCGCTGTCGGCGATGAATCAGAACGTGACCACCACCCGCATTCCTCGCATCCCCGCTCAAGTGTGA
- a CDS encoding DDE-type integrase/transposase/recombinase, whose product MLWLSDISEHRTREGKVYICAVKDVFSGRIVGYSIDSRMKSRLAVNALNNAVARRGEVAGCVVHTDRGSQGGFNWSSQHLDCGGVGQWRRGTGARRRARFPRGRGGSGVRIGRCGRRCVRLGGLSHRGRCSGSSGV is encoded by the coding sequence ATGTTGTGGCTCAGCGATATTTCCGAACATCGGACCAGGGAGGGCAAGGTTTACATCTGCGCGGTGAAGGACGTGTTCTCGGGTCGGATCGTGGGCTATTCGATCGACTCACGGATGAAGTCCCGTTTGGCGGTGAACGCGTTGAACAACGCTGTCGCCCGTCGGGGCGAGGTGGCCGGTTGTGTTGTTCATACCGACAGGGGTAGTCAAGGCGGATTCAACTGGTCGTCGCAACACCTCGACTGTGGAGGTGTTGGGCAATGGCGACGAGGGACTGGGGCGCGAAGACGAGCGAGGTTCCCGAGGGGGCGCGGCGGCAGTGGCGTGCGGATCGGGCGTTGCGGCCGGCGATGCGTTCGCCTGGGCGGCCTGAGCCATCGCGGGCGGTGCAGCGGCAGTTCTGGCGTCTGA